The nucleotide sequence gaatatataatataataaatacaaactaattaataaattattcaaatttaaaaatatcatttattatgaaactaaataaataattttgaaatataatttttaaatatataaataataaacattaaaatACGGTTAATACATTAATAATAACCCTATAATATTAGGATTATTAATTTAATGCAAAGATATCAAAtagaattattaatttagtttaaagagataaaaaattaaatttgttattatacagaaaattttattatatatcaaataatatatttatttgttttcaccTTATTGTGAAAATTATCTAGATCATAATACTTGATTTTGAGTAAAATATAtgtaaatttaattgaattttaatataTGTAAAATTTTAACCAATCTGCATTATTCTTATATTGATAAATCTCCATCGATCTATAGCCTTATAACAATATGTATTATTAAtattgttacggtgggtaaccggagattgatgggccggatggcgttggttggccccNNNNNNNNNNNNNNNNNNNNNNNNNNNNNNNNNNNNNNNNNNNNNNNNNNNNNNNNNNNNNNNNNNNNNNNNNNNNNNNNNNNNNNNNNNNNNNNNNNNNNNNNNNNNNNNNNNNNNNNNNNNNNNNNNNNNNNNNNNNNNNNNNNNNNNNNNNNNNNNNNNNNNNNNNNNNNNNNNNNNNNNNNNNNNNNNNNNNNNNNNNNNNNNNNNNNNNNNNNNNNNNNNNNNNNNNNNNNNNNNNNNNNNNNNNNNNNNNNNNNNNNNNNNNNNNNNNNNNNNNNNNNNNNNNNNNNNNNNNNNNNNNNNNNNNNNNNNNNNNNNNNNNNNNNNNNNNNNNNNNNNNNNNNNNNNNNNNNNNNNNNNNNNNNNNNNNNNNNNNNNNNNNNNNNNNNNNNNNNNNNNNNNNNNNNNNNNNNNNNNNNNNNNNNNNNNNNNNNNNNNNNNNNNNNNNNNNNNNNNNNNNNNNNNNNNNNNNNNNNNNNNNNNNNNNNNNNNNNNNNNNNNNNNNNNNNNNNNNNNNNNNNNNNNNNNNNNNNNNNNNNNNNNNNNNNNNNNNNNNNNNNNNNNNNNNNNNNNNNNNNNNNNNNNNNNNNNNNNNNNNNNNNNNNNNNNNNNNNNNNNNNNNNNNNNNNNNNNNNNNNNNNNNNNNNNNNNNNNNNNNNNNNNNNNNNNNNNNNNNNNNNNNNNNNNNNNNNNNNNNNNNNNNNNNNNNNNNNNNNNNNNNNNNNNNNNNNNNNNNNNNNNNNNNNNNNNNNNNNNNNNNNNNNNNNNNNNNNNNNNNNNNNNNNNNNNNNNNNNNNNNNNNNNNNNNNNNNNNNNNNNNNNNNNNNNNNNNNNNNNNNNNNNNNNNNNNNNNNNNNNNNNNNNNNNNNNNNNNNNNNNNNNNNNNNNNNNNNNNNNNNNNNNNNNNNNNNNNNNNNNNNNNNNNNNNNNNNNNNNNNNNNNNNNNNNNNNNNNNNNNNNNNNNNNNNNNNNNNNNNNNNNNNNNNNNNNNNNNNNNNNNNNNNNNNNNNNNNNNNNNNNNNNNNNNNNNNNNNNNNNNNNNNNNNNNNNNNNNNNNNNNNNNNNNNNNNNNNNNNNNNNNNNNNNNNNNNNNNNNNNNNNNNNNNNNNNNNNNNNNNNNNNNNNNNNNNNNNNNNNNNNNNNNNNNNNNNNNNNNNNNNNNNNNNNNNNNNNNNNNNNNNNNNNNNNNNNNNNNNNNNNNNNNNNNNNNNNNNNNNNNNNNNNNNNNNNNNNNNNNNNNNNNNNNNNNNNNNNNNNNNNNNNNNNNNNNNNNNNNNNNNNNGGATATAGAACTCAACTCAATGAAAATTGCATACACTTTTTTTTGTTCACAAGAAAAAAGCCCAATTAGCCTTCCAAATTTTCATGAATATTCAAAGCTCACATATGTTGGGCATATAACTGAGTGGGAAAATTGTTGCCGAGCCCATATTTGATCCAAGTTATACATGGCCGGCACCAGATTGTGAACAGCCCTCTCACCCTTATCATTGTAGGCCTGAGCCCAGGCCCTACCACACATAATTGTTCTTCTGCGCTTCCACACTCTCCTTCACACCACCGTACGCGTTATCTTTGTCTCTTTATTCGGACTCCGAAGCTTCTAGAAGAACAGGAATAAGAAACACCTTAACCAATGGTGGAGGCCTCGTCGATCCAAGCGGAAACGCTTAATCCTCTGGATCCTTCAACCACCAGCGCCTCTGTTCTATTCCACAGAGAAATTNNNNNNNNNNNNNNNNNNNNNNNNNNNNNNNNNNNNNNNNNNNNNNNNNNNNNNNNNNNNNNNNNNNNNNNNNNNNNNNNNNNNNNNNNNNNNNNNNNNNNNNNNNNNNNNNNNNNNNNNNNNNNNNNNNNNNNNNNNNNNNNNNNNNNNNNNNNNNNNNNNNNNNNNNNNNNNNNNNNNNNNNNNNNNNNNNNNNNNNNNCTACTACCTCGGAACATCGCACACCTTCTTCTGCCATGTCTGTCACGCCGGCTAGGAGGCACGACGGTTCTGAATTCTCTGAGTTCGGCCTGGATCCGGAGCTCAGCTTTGGAATCACCGTTCGAAAAATAGTGAGCTTTTTTTCTTCCTTATTTTCCCTTCTCATCACTCGAATTTCATTTTTTGTTGGCTTCAGCTGAAATTTCGATATGCGAATTGGTGTCAGATCAACAATAcgtattaatttaatttttccttcGTGATTTTGTCCTTTTATtgttagaatttaagttttttttttcacttgcTGCGTTTTCCACTGTTATGGATTTTGAGAATTATGCCATGCTCTGTTTTACGATGAAGCTTCTCTTATATGAAAAAAATTCAGGGAGCTGGATTGCGAAATCTTGGAAATACTTGCTTCCTCAATTCGGTGCTGCAGTGTTTGACCCATACAGAGCCTCTGGCTGCATATCTACAAAGCGGAAAGCACAAAAGTTCATGTGAGTTGCTCTCCTCTACTGCATTTTCcattgtttatttatgtttgtgtttgTAGCTTTGCCTTGTtatgttaatgccagataatttATTAATGTTTCACTTTTACTTTGGTGTTTGCTCTACGGTGTTAAATTAAGTTAACATGGTtaccgtttttttttttaatttttttacttttggaaAACGGGCCTGCATGTGAAGGAAATCATTGTTGTGTTGAGTATCTTATTATGTTTTACCATAATTGTAGGCCATGTTGCTGGATTTTGTGCTCTGTGTGCAATACAGAATCATGTAAGTCGTGCACTGCATGCATCTGGAAGAACATTATCCCCCGAGGATCTGGTTGGGAATCTGCGGTGTATCCTTATGTTTTGAGTTGTTTGTTTATGGATAAGCAGTTaagaatgtttcttttattttcaccTTCATGTTTCTTTTTGGGAAATTTGATAAGGATTAGGTTGCCTTCCTAAAATATCCTGTTGCACTGTGTGTTTGTTCCTTTACTTGGTTTTTGACACTAAGTATATGGAAATAAACTCTTGGCTCATGCATACTTGATGTGCTATAATTTGTTAGCCGAGTAGTATCACTTATTTTCATATTAGCGTGAAATTTGTACTTCCTGACCTTAGATCAGGCATATCACGAAATTTCCAAAATGCAAGGCAGGAGGATGCACATGAGTATATGGTCAACTTACTTGAATCAATGCATAAATGCTGCCTGCCTTCTGGTGTACCAAGTGAATCACCTAGTGCTTATGAGAAAAGTTTTGTTCATAAAATATTTGGTGGTCATCTGCGAAGTCAGGTTAGATTTCTTGACTGCTTGTTTATTTTTTGTGAGCGAGGTCATTACTAATTGAGTTTAGAAATGGCCTGGTAAATATGTAACCCATAAATTGTGATCTGTATAGAACAATATTGCTCTATAATTTTTTCCCGTGTAATGACTGATTGTCGTATACTTATGTCGTTGCTTTCTCTTAGGTGAAATGTCAGCAGTGTTCCTTTTGCTCCAACAAGTTTGATCCATTCTTAGATCTAAGCCTTGAAATTTTCAAGGCAGAATCATTGCAGAAAGCACTTGCAAATTTCACTGCTGCAGAATGGTTGGATGGAGGGGAGAGGCAATACAATTGTCAAAGATGCAAGCAGAAAGTTAGGGCTCTGAAACAGCTTACAGTTCATAAGGCACCTTATGTGCTAACTATTCACTTAAAGCGGTTCCATGCACACAATCCTGGACAGAAGATTAAAAAGAAGGTTCGGTTTGACTGTGCTCTGGACCTAAAACCTTTTGTCAGCGGCTCATATGTAAGTTGTTCTTTTTTGCTTAGTTTTTGTGGGCATAAAATATCTCACCTTGTTAGAATTTCCTTTTTAGATGAAATAAGTAAATCGTGTTACTTTATATATCTTTTGCTAAAAGGAGATCTTTCTGTTTCTCATTGAAAATATTTGCTCTGCCGATTGAGTACCTTCAATCTGTGTATAAGTTTCTTCTTTTTAGCAGGAAGGAGATGTGAAGTACTCTCTCTATGGGGTTTTGGTTCATTCTGGTTCTAGCACTCATTCTGGACATTATTACTGCTATGTCCGCACATCAAATGACATGTGGTATACCTTGGATGACAATAGGGTATTGCAAATTTCTATCTCTTTTTCTTCTGGTATTGTTTTTTTCTGTCTTTCATCCATTTGGGTGGGACGAAAGAGCATATAGTGTCTCTAGACTAGAGGAACTGAAGAAAAATTAAAGTATAAATCTTGTCTCGCAGAACTAGAACTTGAATAGCATCATTACTTTTTAAAAGATCTATCTTCTCTTGTGCTCTGTTTTTAATATTCAAAAGTTATTGTCTTCTCACTGATTATTGAAAATCAATAAACACTGAGCATTAGAATCTTCAGCAGAAACTCTGAATATATCCCATTGCATGAGTCAGGTTGTGCATGCTGATAATAAATAAGTACTAGTTCTTTTATTCACGTAAATTTGATGAATTAATAAATATAAGCTACGGAGATGTCCAGGAAAAATTGTGAATTGCTGTTTTGGTGAATGTTGTTTGGAGCTACTATCAACCATGTATGAACACTGTGTCATTGAATTGCCATTTTAACCCATTCGCACTAATGCATCAGGTATACAATGTCAGTGAGCGAGAAGTGTTAAATCAGCAGGCATACATGTTATTTTATGTTCGTGATAGAAAAAATATTGTTTCTAGGAAATCTGTTGATATTATTAAGAAAGAGAACGGAAATACGGATTCTGCTGCAGCAAACCAAGTATTGAAGGGTCTTTCCAATGGTCTGGCAGAAAATAAATCTCGTGAACCTTCTTTAAATGCTCAAGCTCAGATAAAAATGTCAAATTTTGACTCATCAGTTGTTTCCTTTACGAAGTACAGTCTGGTTCAGCAAAAAAGTTGCCCTTCATTAACAGGAAGCTTTGTTCAAAATAAAAAACCTATATCTGATCCTTCTTCCAAGGAGCAGCCACACAAAGGATCACAAGGAGGGCTCTCCATTGTTGGCTCAGAGCACGAATGCTTGTCAACACTAGATAATTCAAGAAAGGAGAACTGTCTCCCTAGTTGTGTGAAAAGTTTGGTTGATCCAGCTGGAGATAATACCGACAAGAATGTGATTTCGAAAGATGTTAAGAACGAATCTCTTTTGTCGACTCTTACCTTCAGTAGTCCACAGACTTCTGCAGTACACAGAACCAATGGGAGCTCCCAGTTTCATAAGGTAAATAATTTCAAGTAATTGCAGAGTTGTGCTTTGACCCGGACATTTAGTCATCAGCCCATTTTCTTTAGTCTAGTAACATACTTTTAGCCCATACTTTTAAATATTGCTAGCTAATTGTTGACCAAAAACAACAAATTCTGTTGACCCTCTAGCATTTCTCATTCTCAATTTTCCTCTTGGTTTAAAATAATGGCTTTAAGTTGATGCTGCACCTCAAGTATCAAGTCCTAATTGTTTTTATGTGTTAACCCCTCATTCAATCCAGGTTGAAGTTTCCACGGCTGCTTCTATGTGTGATGCAACAGTTAGTATAGAGTGTAAAAACTCTATTGGGTGTCAAGGATTGGTTCCTAATGAGTCGGCAAATAGCTCCTTGACTACAGAGAGTGTTAATCAAAAGACCATGAAAAAACCgaaaaagaagtttttgaaatATCATCCTTTAAGGATGAATATTCGTTCATCCTTGCTACTCATGACAGTTTTAAGCTCACGGAAGAAAATtcacaaaagaaagaaaattcacAAAAGAAGCAAGTGCCACAatcttaaaaagaaaaagatggatAAACTCTCATCAAATGTTGGGCCATCTGATGATGGCACTGTGATAGAAAAACTTGTTGAAGGTGAATTTCAGAGGAGAGTCAATCAGAACTCTGCTGTGCTAGCAACAGCTGCACAAGGAGGAAATACATCATGTAGTGGTTCATCGACTAATCAATTTGAAGGTAGACAAGTACATAGTCTACAAGATGGTAAAAGGGATAAAATGCACAATAAATTTATGAGTATTCCTTCCCGAGGGTTTGAGGAGACAGTTGGTAAGTTTCTATTGATATTTCCCTCCTTTACGTCATCCTGCATTCCTGTTTATGGTAGAgttttatgtttctatgtcttTGCCTTGTTTTTTGTGATGCTGTACTTACGTTGTCTATGGCCTAATAAATTCACCTGCTTGCACAAAGTGGTTTAAATTGGTCTGCCTTCCTTGAATATCTAAAGATAGCATGTTTCATAAAACATGTATTTTGGGGTATCTCTGAAACATGCATCACTGCACTCATCTACTTGTGCCCGAACAGTGGGTTGAGAATAGACTATCCCCTGTAAGGTAGGAACAGTCAGGAGAATACTGTGTGCCTAAATTTTCCTCTTTTTGAAGTAGTTGGGGCTGGTAGTTTATATTCATTTATCTCCTGTTGGGAATCCTGTTAAAGTTGCGGGGAATGACAGTTGTGTTGTGCCCACTCTTCCTTCCCTAATTTTGTTCATGCAACCTTGTTGATGGTTATCTAGGTCTTTCATGAATGTGGCCAGGCCTTTATATAGCTACGGCTGCATATGCCAATGTGGTTGGTGGTGGTTGCGGTGGTTACAATGATTATGAGttctgaattttaattttttttatgtgtgGGTCTGTATTTTGTTTTTTGGGTGctgtatttttttataattttttttgctaTTCTCCTGTTTGAATCAAATTTAGTGATCATGATATCCATATTAGTTGAGAGTGCTTTAAGCTAGCCACATTTTTTTCAATTACTGTATGTATTAATAATGGGATAGTTCACTCCGAAAGTGGTTTGGAATGCCAATATTTCATTTCTACATTGAATGCcatgtaaattttaaatttttaaccctCAAAATAAAGAGTCTTTCCTTCTACATTGTCCTTTCATTGTCAAGTTCGTGCTGAATATGACATGTTTGTTCATTATTTGTGCACAGTTCCACGGTGGGATGATGTAGAATTGCCTCGATCTCAGTTGTTggagtcaagaaacaataatcCTGTCACCATCGGATATGTTGGAGATGAATGGTGAGCTCAGATAAATGCTGCTGCATTTTCGCTTGTTATTGATAACTCCTGTGTATTAGCATGCGTATTGTGTGATAATCAACTAACTTCTGGAAGAAACATTTTCCCCAATCACATGAGTTCAAGAAATTGATAGTTTTTTTTATCGGATATATTGGATAGCTCTTAATCCTAGGCATTACATCACACATATTTAAGAGTTCTATCTACTATTTGACTACCACAAAGATTCAAATCCGGGTGCAACATATTAAGAGACACTATATTTACTCACTCAACCAAAGCCTAAGATGCAAGAAATTGATAGTTTGACTTGTTAGGATGAAAAATATGATATTATATTATTCCTCTTTTTTGGATTGTAGGGATGAAGAATATGATAAGGGGAAAAGAAAGAAGTTGAGGAGCAACAAGCCTAGCTTTGGTGGCCCAaatcttttccaagaaattgctACCGAGAAGTCAAAGTCAAAAAAGGCCAAGTTGGACCAATCTAGCTCAGGGAACGTGCCATTCAGGATATGATGTCTTTGCCTTAGATCTTGTGTTGGCTTGTAGCAAAATTATCAATTCCTCTACGCTGAGGGTATTGGAGTGGAGAGATCCCCTACcttcttatttttctcttcaGTACAAAATTTTGATGCACAATGTCCAAAAATCGTGTGCAGGATTCCTATTATTTTCCCTGGGGCGGAACCGCAGAGAGTTGGTTTCCTATTTCTCATATCAGCCTAAATTCTTACCTGCATGTTCTAGAACCGAATTGAACAAATTGCTTTTGTCGTAGCTGCATGTTGTAGCCCAGAAATTTTGATTGTTATATTTGTCAAGAGACTCATGTTGCCAACTCTTTCTGTATTCGTAGATTCTTTGTTACCAATAGTGTGTGATTAATAATTTAGCAAATCACCATGAGTTATGATCATTTACTTCAAATATTTTACTTTTTGGTGAAAGAAGATGCAAGGgtggaaattttttttaaagaaaaaaaaaaagagtaaattgataaataaatttttgaagatttatattttggatagattagtctttaaaaaaaaaatactaataaagtCTTTCAAAATAGTAAATATAGACACACTACCTTCAAATTAGCTCCTATGATTAGGATAGAAGATGTTAATTTGAATTAACTTATCCACATTTANNNNNNNNNNNNNNNNNNNNNNNNNNNNNNNNNNNNNNNNNNNNNNNNNNNNNNNNNNNNNNNNNNNNNNNNNNNNNNNNNNNNNNNNNNNNNNNNNNNNNNNNNNNNNNNNNNNNNNNNNNNNNNNNNNNNNNNNNNNNNNNNNNNNNNNNNNNNNNNNNNNNNNNNNNNNNNNNNNNNNNNNNNNNNNNNNNNNNNNNNNNNNNNNNNNNNNNNNNNNNNNNNNNNNNNNNNNNNNNNNNNNNNNNNNNNNNNNNNNNNNNNNNNNNNNNNNNNNNNNNNNNNNNNNNNNNNNNNNNNNNNNNNNNNNNNNNNNNNNNNNNNNNNNNNNNNNNNNNNNNNNNNNNNNNNNNNNNNNNNNNNNNNNNNNNNNNNNNNNNNNNNNNNNNNNNNNNNNNNNNNNNNNNNNNNNNNNNNNNNNNNNNNNNNNNNNNNNNNNNNNNNNNNNNNNNNNNNNNNNNNNNNNNNNNNNNNNNNNNNNNNNNNNNNNNNNNNNNNNNNNNNNNNNNNNNNNNNNNNNNNNNNNNNNNNNNNNNNNNNNNNNNNNNNNNNNNNNNNNNNNNNNNNNNNNNNNNNNNNNNNNNNNNNNNNNNNNNNNNNNNNNNNNNNNNNNNNNNNNNNNNNNNNNNNNNNNNNNNNNNNNNNNNNNNNNNNNNNNNNNNNNNNNNNNNNNNNNNNNNNNNNNNNNNNNNNNNNNNNNNNNNNNNNNNNNNNNNNNNNNNNNNNNNNNNNNNNNNNNNNNNNNNNNNNNNNNNNNNNNNNNNNNNNNNNNNNNNNNNNNNNNNNNNNNNNNNNNNNNNNNNNNNNNNNNNNNNNNNNNNNNNNNNNNNNNNNNNNNNNNNNNNNNNNNNNNNNNNNNNNNNNNNNNNNNNNNNNNNNNNNNNNNNNNNNNNNNNNNNNNNNNNNNNNNNNNNNNNNNNNNNNNNNNNNNNNNNNNNNNNNNNNNNNNNNNNNNNNNNNNNNNNNNNNNNNNNNNNNNNNNNNNNNNNNNNNNNNNNNNNNNNNNNNNNNNNNNNNNNNNNNNNNNNNNNNNNNNNNNNNNNNNNNNNNNNNNNNNNNNNNNNNNNNNNNNNNNNNNNNNNNNNNNNNNNNNNNNNNNNNNNNNNNNNNNNNNNNNNNNNNNNNNNNNNNNNNNNNNNNNNNNNNNNNNNNNNNNNNNNNNNNNNNNNNNNNNNNNNNNNNNNNNNNNNNNNNNNNNNNNNNNNNNNNNNNNNNNNNNNNNNNNNNNNNNNNNNNNNNNNNNNNNNNNNNNNNNNNNNNNNNNNNNNNNNNNNNNNNNNNNNNNNNNNNNNNNNNNNNNNNNNNNNNNNNNNNNNNNNNNNNNNNNNNNNNNNNNNNNNNNNNNNNNNNNNNNNNNNNNNNNNNNNNNNNNNNNNNNNNNNNNNNNNNNNNNNNNNNNNNNNNNNNNNNNNNNNNNNNNNNNNNNNNNNNNNNNNNNNNNNNNNNNNNNNNNNNNNNNNNNNNNNNNNNNNNNNNNNNNNNNNNNNNNNNNNNNNNNNNNNNNNNNNNNNNNNNNNNNNNNNNNNNNNNNNNNNNNNNNNNNNNNNNNNNNNNNNNNNNNNNNNNNNNNNNNNNNNNNNNNNNNNNNNNNNNNNNNNNNNNNNNNNNNNNNNNNNNNNNNNNNNNNNNNNNNNNNNNNNNNNNNNNNNNNNNNNNNNNNNNNNNNNNNNNNNNNNNNNNNNNNNNNNNNNNNNNNNNNNNNNNNNNNNNNNNNNNNNNNNNNNNNNNNNNNNNNNNNNNNNNNNNNNNNNNNNNNNNNNNNNNNNNNNNNNNNNNNNNNNNNNNNNNNNNNNNNNNNNNNNNNNNNNNNNNNNNNNNNNNNNNNNNNNNNNNNNNNNNNNNNNNNNNNNNNNNNNNNNNNNNNNNNNNNNNNNNNNNNNNNNNNNNNNNNNNNNNNNNNNNNNNNNNNNNNNNNNNNNNNNNNNNNNNNNNNNNNNNNNNNNNNNNNNNNNNNNNNNNNNNNNNNNNNNNNNNNNNNNNNNNNNNNNNNNNNNNNNNNNNNNNNNNNNNNNNNNNNNNNNNNNNNNNNNNNNNNNNNNNNNNNNNNNNNNNNNNNNNNNNNNNNNNNNNNNNNNNNNNNNNNNNNNNNNNNNNNNNNNNNNNNNNNNNNNNNNNNNNNNNNNNNNNNNNNNNNNNNNNNNNNNNNNNNNNNNNNNNNNNNNNNNNNNNNNNNNNNNNNNNNNNNNNNNNNNNNNNNNNNNNNNNNNNNNNNNNNNNNNNNNNNNNNNNNNNNNNNNNNNNNNNNNNNNNNNNNNNNNNNNNNNNNNNNNNNNNNNNNNNNNNNNNNNNNNNNNNNNNNNNNNNNNNNNNNNNNNNNNNNNNNNNNNNNNNNNNNNNNNNNNNNNNNNNNNNNNNNNNNNNNNNNNNNNNNNNNNNNNNNNNNNNNNNNNNNNNNNNNNNNNNNNNNNNNNNNNNNNNNNNNNNNNNNNNNNNNNNNNNNNNNNNNNNNNNNNNNNNNNNNNNNNNNNNNNNNNNNNNNNNNNNNNNNNNNNNNNNNNNNNNNNNNNNNNNNNNNNNNNNNNNNNNNNNNNNNNNNNNNNNNNNNNNNNNNNNNNNNNNNNNNNNNNNNNNNNNNNNNNNNNNNNNNNNNNNNNNNNNNNNNNNNNNNNNNNNNNNNNNNNNNNNNNNNNNNNNNNNNNNNNNNNNNNNNNNNNNNNNNNNNNNNNNNNNNNNNNNNNNNNNNNNNNNNNNNNNNNNNNNNNNNNNNNNNNNNNNNNNNNNNNNNNNNNNNNNNNNNNNNNNNNNNN is from Arachis ipaensis cultivar K30076 chromosome B01, Araip1.1, whole genome shotgun sequence and encodes:
- the LOC107641233 gene encoding ubiquitin carboxyl-terminal hydrolase 23 (The sequence of the model RefSeq protein was modified relative to this genomic sequence to represent the inferred CDS: added 67 bases not found in genome assembly) → MVEASSIQAETLNPLDPSTTSASVLFHREIKFQLAKKPFKGFSSDYHIETLNPTTSEHRTPSSAMSVTPARRHDGSEFSEFGLDPELSFGITVRKIGAGLRNLGNTCFLNSVLQCLTHTEPLAAYLQSGKHKSSCHVAGFCALCAIQNHVSRALHASGRTLSPEDLVGNLRCISRNFQNARQEDAHEYMVNLLESMHKCCLPSGVPSESPSAYEKSFVHKIFGGHLRSQVKCQQCSFCSNKFDPFLDLSLEIFKAESLQKALANFTAAEWLDGGERQYNCQRCKQKVRALKQLTVHKAPYVLTIHLKRFHAHNPGQKIKKKVRFDCALDLKPFVSGSYEGDVKYSLYGVLVHSGSSTHSGHYYCYVRTSNDMWYTLDDNRVYNVSEREVLNQQAYMLFYVRDRKNIVSRKSVDIIKKENGNTDSAAANQVLKGLSNGLAENKSREPSLNAQAQIKMSNFDSSVVSFTKYSLVQQKSCPSLTGSFVQNKKPISDPSSKEQPHKGSQGGLSIVGSEHECLSTLDNSRKENCLPSCVKSLVDPAGDNTDKNVISKDVKNESLLSTLTFSSPQTSAVHRTNGSSQFHKVEVSTAASMCDATVSIECKNSIGCQGLVPNESANSSLTTESVNQKTMKKPKKKFLKYHPLRMNIRSSLLLMTVLSSRKKIHKRKKIHKRSKCHNLKKKKMDKLSSNVGPSDDGTVIEKLVEGEFQRRVNQNSAVLATAAQGGNTSCSGSSTNQFEGRQVHSLQDGKRDKMHNKFMSIPSRGFEETVVPRWDDVELPRSQLLESRNNNPVTIGYVGDEWDEEYDKGKRKKLRSNKPSFGGPNLFQEIATEKSKSKKAKLDQSSSGNVPFRI